Proteins co-encoded in one Juglans regia cultivar Chandler chromosome 16, Walnut 2.0, whole genome shotgun sequence genomic window:
- the LOC109006662 gene encoding monosaccharide-sensing protein 2-like, with product MSGAVLVAVAAAFGNLLQGWDNATIAGAVLYIKREFKLESEPTVEGLIVAMSLIGATLITTCSGALADWLGRRPLLITSSVLYFVSGLVMLWSPNVYVLLFARLVDGFGIGLSVTIVPVYISETAPPEIRGSLNTLPQFAGSGGMFMSYCMVFGMSLMKSPSWRLMLGILSVPSIVYIVLTVLFLPESPRWLVSKGRMLEAKQVLQRLSGREDVSGDMALLVEGLGVGGETSLEEYIIGPDNELTDNQDPSGEDQIKLYAPEEGLSWIARPVTGQSTLELVSRHGSMASRSGLVDPLVTLFGSVHEKLPETGSMRSMLFPNFGSMFSVGGNQHRQEEWDEESLAREGEEYASDADANDSDDNLQSPLISRQTTSMDKDLGPPPHGSLSSMRHGSLLQGNTGEPVGSMGIGGGWQLAWKWSEREGKDGKKEGGFKRIYLHQEGVTGSQRGSLVSIPGGEAPTDGEFIHAAALVSQPALYSTELMHQQPIGPAMVHPSETAAKGPSWSDLFEPGVKHALVVGVGIQLLQQFSGINGVLYYTPQILEQAGVGVLLSNIGISSASASLLISGLTTLLMLPCIAVAMRLMDVSGRRSLLLSTIPILILSLLVLVIGSVVDMGSVVNASISTGSVVLYFCFFVMGFGPIPNILCAEIFPTRVRGLCIAICALTFWIGDIIVTYTLPVMLKSVGLAGVFGMYAVVCLISWVFVFMKVPETKGMPLEVISEFFSLGSKQAAVNKNN from the exons ATGAGTGGAGCTGTGCTTGTGGCTGTTGCTGCTGCGTTTGGTAACTTATTGCAAGGATGGGATAATGCGACAATCGCAG GGGCTGTTTTATACATAAAGAGGGAATTCAAATTAGAGAGTGAACCCACTGTTGAAGGGCTAATTGTGGCGATGTCACTTATTGGAGCCACTTTGATTACAACATGCTCTGGAGCCCTAGCAGACTGGCTGGGACGCCGTCCTCTTCTGATAACCTCATCTGTCCTTTATTTTGTTAGTGGTCTTGTAATGTTGTGGTCTCCCAATGTTTATGTCCTATTATTTGCTAGGCTTGTAGATGGATTTGGAATTGGTCTGTCTGTTACTATAGTTCCGGTTTATATATCTGAGACAGCGCCACCTGAAATAAGGGGATCGTTGAATACCCTTCCCCAGTTCGCTGGTTCCGGGGGAATGTTTATGTCGTATTGCATGGTGTTTGGGATGTCGCTGATGAAATCACCGAGCTGGAGGTTGATGCTGGGGATACTTTCCGTTCCTTCCATTGTTTATATTGTATTGACCGTATTATTCTTGCCCGAGTCTCCACGTTGGCTTGTTAGTAAAGGGCGGATGCTAGAGGCCAAGCAGGTTTTGCAGAGGCTGAGTGGCAGAGAAGATGTCTCTG GTGATATGGCTTTACTGGTTGAGGGTCTTGGAGTTGGAGGTGAAACATCTTTAGAGGAATACATAATTGGCCCAGACAATGAGCTCACAGATAACCAGGATCCATCTGGTGaagatcaaattaaattatatgccCCTGAAGAGGGTCTCTCCTGGATTGCCAGACCTGTCACTGGGCAGAGTACTCTTGAGCTTGTATCCCGGCATGGAAGCATGGCAAGTCGGAGTGGGCTAGTAGATCCTCTTGTCACCCTCTTTGGCAGTGTCCATGAGAAGCTCCCTGAAACTGGAAGCATGCGAAGCATGCTTTTTCCAAACTTCGGCAGTATGTTCAGTGTGGGAGGAAATCAACATAGACAAGAAGAGTGGGATGAGGAAAGTCTTGCCAGAGAGGGTGAGGAGTATGCATCTGATGCTGATGCCAATGATTCTGACGATAATTTGCAGAGTCCATTGATCTCCCGTCAGACAACAAGCATGGACAAGGACTTGGGCCCACCCCCCCATGGCAGCCTGTCAAGCATGAGGCATGGCAGTCTCCTGCAAGGAAACACTGGGGAACCAGTCGGTAGCATGGGAATTGGTGGCGGTTGGCAGCTGGCATGGAAATGGTCTGAGAGAGAAGGGAAAGATGGCAAGAAGGAAGGAggttttaaaagaatttatttgcACCAAGAGGGTGTAACTGGATCTCAGCGTGGGTCTCTAGTTTCTATTCCTGGTGGTGAAGCACCAACAGACGGTGAGTTTATCCATGCTGCTGCTTTGGTGAGTCAACCTGCTCTTTATTCCACTGAGCTTATGCATCAGCAGCCAATTGGACCAGCTATGGTTCATCCATCAGAAACTGCTGCAAAAGGACCAAGTTGGAGTGATCTCTTTGAACCAGGAGTGAAACACGCACTGGTTGTTGGTGTGGGAATTCAACTACTTCAGCAG TTCTCAGGAATAAATGGGGTTCTCTACTACACACCTCAAATTCTTGAGCAGGCAGGCGTTGGAGTTCTTCTTTCCAACATAGGCATTAGTTCAGCTTCTGCATCTCTGCTTATTAGTGGATTGACCACTTTGTTGATGCTTCCTTGTATAGCTGTTGCCATGAGGCTCATGGATGTATCGGGCAGGAg GAGTTTGCTGCTCAGCACAATCCCTATCTTGATATTATCTCTCCTAGTCCTAGTCATTGGAAGTGTCGTGGATATGGGCAGTGTCGTGAATGCATCAATCTCAACTGGTAGTGTTGTGCTTTACTTCTGTTTCTTTGTCATGGGGTTTGGGCCAATCCCCAACATACTCTGTGCAGAGATCTTCCCCACCCGAGTTCGTGGCCTCTGCATTGCCATATGTGCACTCACATTTTGGATAGGTGACATCATTGTCACCTACACACTCCCGGTGATGCTCAAATCTGTTGGTCTTGCCGGTGTTTTTGGCATGTATGCAGTTGTGTGCCTCATATCATGGGTGTTTGTTTTCATGAAAGTCCCAGAGACCAAGGGCATGCCCCTTGAAGTGATTTCCGAATTCTTCTCTCTGGGTTCAAAGCAGGCTGCAGTTAACAAGAACAACTGA
- the LOC109006661 gene encoding homoserine kinase, protein MAFDSHLTLPYSSSLLCSALIVSCTMAICYQPPLNTISVRTSTIFSSTPKPPSLRCNLSLPFTTQICEPEPLLASVKAFAPATVANLGPGFDFLGCAVDGLGDFVSLSVDPNVHPGQISISHVSGDASSRLSKNPNWNCAGIAGIEVMKMLGIRSVGLSLSLEKGLPLGSGLGSSAASAAAAAVAVNEIFGGKLGPEELVLAGLKSEEKVSGYHADNVAPAIMGGFVLIRNYEPLELMRLNFPAEKDLFFVLVSPEFEAPTKKMRAALPVEIGMAHHVWNCSQAGALVASILQGDLVGLGKALSADKIVEPRRAPLIPGMEAVKKAAIEAGAFGCTISGAGPTAVAVINSEEKGEEIGESMVEAFWKEGNLKAVKAVKRLDRVGARLVS, encoded by the coding sequence atgGCATTTGACTCGCATTTGACTCTGCCATACTCGTCTTCTCTCCTCTGCTCTGCTCTCATAGTCTCATGCACAATGGCTATTTGCTACCAGCCTCCGTTGAATACCATAAGCGTTCGAACCTCAACTATTTTCTCCTCCACTCCCAAACCCCCGTCTTTGCGCTGCAACCTCTCTCTTCCCTTCACAACCCAAATATGCGAACCTGAACCATTATTGGCCTCCGTCAAGGCCTTCGCACCGGCTACCGTGGCCAACCTCGGCCCAGGATTCGACTTTCTCGGTTGTGCCGTGGACGGCCTCGGTGACTTCGTGTCACTCTCCGTCGACCCCAACGTCCACCCGGGACAGATATCCATTTCCCACGTCTCTGGCGACGCCTCCTCCAGGCTCAGCAAGAACCCCAACTGGAATTGCGCTGGCATCGCTGGCATCGAGGTCATGAAGATGCTCGGCATCCGATCGGTCGGCCTATCGCTCTCCCTCGAGAAAGGCCTCCCCTTGGGGAGCGGTCTCGGCTCCAGCGCCGCCAGTGCTGCCGCCGCCGCCGTGGCCGTCAACGAGATCTTCGGTGGGAAACTGGGGCCTGAGGAGCTCGTCCTTGCTGGGTTGAAGTCGGAAGAGAAAGTCTCAGGTTACCACGCCGATAACGTGGCCCCGGCGATCATGGGCGGTTTCGTTCTGATCCGCAACTATGAGCCTCTGGAGTTGATGAGACTCAACTTTCCTGCCGAGAAGGATCTATTCTTTGTGCTCGTGAGCCCGGAATTCGAGGCACCCACCAAGAAAATGCGGGCGGCTTTGCCTGTTGAGATCGGGATGGCGCACCACGTTTGGAACTGTAGCCAGGCCGGGGCGCTGGTTGCATCTATCTTGCAGGGGGACCTGGTGGGATTGGGGAAGGCCTTGTCAGCGGATAAGATCGTGGAGCCGAGGAGGGCGCCTTTGATTCCCGGAATGGAAGCCGTGAAGAAGGCGGCCATTGAGGCCGGGGCTTTTGGCTGTACGATTAGTGGGGCGGGGCCGACGGCGGTGGCGGTGATAAATAGTGAGGAGAAGGGGGAGGAGATTGGGGAGAGCATGGTGGAGGCGTTCTGGAAAGAGGGGAATTTGAAGGCGGTGAAGGCAGTGAAGAGGCTTGACAGGGTTGGTGCCAGGCTTGTTTCATGA